One Brassica napus cultivar Da-Ae chromosome C4, Da-Ae, whole genome shotgun sequence genomic region harbors:
- the LOC106406746 gene encoding uncharacterized protein LOC106406746 isoform X3, whose protein sequence is MRSTPPLATTEISPAALINYNRFSSSSSGISHFSPPRNHSSLFLLSPTGSVSHTPSSKSGVCNASQIADLFPAVSPEIVVREARLEDCWEVAETHCSSFFPGYSFPLDIVLRVDRLMAMIMGFSVPPGCQRICLVAVIGSSVDETICIGSQGFKIGAFDAKISLSKGYVAGILTVDTVADYLPRKGPLRQRRTGIAYISNVAVRESFRRKGIAKRLIWKAEALAKSWGCRAVGLHCELSNLGATKLYKDQGYRSIKIPEGASWPQPKTSPDTRFNFMMKLLNNNTAQTLEQFR, encoded by the exons atgcggAGCACACCACCGTTGGCGACGACGGAGATATCTCCAGCGGCTTTGATCAACTACAAccgcttctcctcctcctcttcaggAATCTCTCACTTCTCTCCTCCGAGAAACCACTCgtctctcttcctcctctcccCGACGGGCTCTGTTTCTCACACTCCGTCTTCAAAATCAG GAGTATGCAATGCAAGTCAAATAGCTGATCTTTTCCCAGCGGTTTCACCTGAGATCGTTGTACGGGAAGCGAGGTTGGAGGATTGCTGGGAAGTGGCTGAGACTCATTgcagctccttcttccctggATACTCGTTCCCTCTTGATATTGTCCTGAGAGTCGATAGGTTGATGGCGATGATAATGGGGTTCTCTGTTCCACCAGGGTGCCAGAGGATCTGCTTAGTCGCTGTGATAGGTAGCTCGGTTGATGAAACCATCTGCATCGGTAGCCAAGGTTTCAAGATTGGTGCTTTCGATGCAAAGATTAGTCTTAGCAAAGGCTATGTAGCTGGGATCTTGACTGTTGATACCGTCGCGGATTACCTTCCAAGGAAAGGTCCTCTCCGCCAGAGAAG GACGGGGATTGCTTACATATCGAACGTGGCGGTTAGAGAGAGTTTTCGGCGCAAGGGGATAGCAAAGAGACTCATATGGAAAGCAGAGGCTTTAGCTAAGAGCTGGGGGTGTCGAGCTGTTGGACTTCACTGTGAGCTCAGCAACTTAGGAGCCACTAAACTTTATAAAGATCAAGGTTACAGAAGCATCAAGATCCCTGAAGGAGCGAGTTGGCCACAGCCAAAGACATCTCCTGACACCAGGTTTAACTTCATGATGAAGCTTTTGAACAACAACACTGCCCAGACTCTTGAACAGTTCCGGTAA
- the LOC106406746 gene encoding uncharacterized protein LOC106406746 isoform X1, which yields MRSTPPLATTEISPAALINYNRFSSSSSGISHFSPPRNHSSLFLLSPTGSVSHTPSSKSVGVGVCNASQIADLFPAVSPEIVVREARLEDCWEVAETHCSSFFPGYSFPLDIVLRVDRLMAMIMGFSVPPGCQRICLVAVIGSSVDETICIGSQGFKIGAFDAKISLSKGYVAGILTVDTVADYLPRKGPLRQRRTGIAYISNVAVRESFRRKGIAKRLIWKAEALAKSWGCRAVGLHCELSNLGATKLYKDQGYRSIKIPEGASWPQPKTSPDTRFNFMMKLLNNNTAQTLEQFR from the exons atgcggAGCACACCACCGTTGGCGACGACGGAGATATCTCCAGCGGCTTTGATCAACTACAAccgcttctcctcctcctcttcaggAATCTCTCACTTCTCTCCTCCGAGAAACCACTCgtctctcttcctcctctcccCGACGGGCTCTGTTTCTCACACTCCGTCTTCAAAATCAG TAGG AGTAGGAGTATGCAATGCAAGTCAAATAGCTGATCTTTTCCCAGCGGTTTCACCTGAGATCGTTGTACGGGAAGCGAGGTTGGAGGATTGCTGGGAAGTGGCTGAGACTCATTgcagctccttcttccctggATACTCGTTCCCTCTTGATATTGTCCTGAGAGTCGATAGGTTGATGGCGATGATAATGGGGTTCTCTGTTCCACCAGGGTGCCAGAGGATCTGCTTAGTCGCTGTGATAGGTAGCTCGGTTGATGAAACCATCTGCATCGGTAGCCAAGGTTTCAAGATTGGTGCTTTCGATGCAAAGATTAGTCTTAGCAAAGGCTATGTAGCTGGGATCTTGACTGTTGATACCGTCGCGGATTACCTTCCAAGGAAAGGTCCTCTCCGCCAGAGAAG GACGGGGATTGCTTACATATCGAACGTGGCGGTTAGAGAGAGTTTTCGGCGCAAGGGGATAGCAAAGAGACTCATATGGAAAGCAGAGGCTTTAGCTAAGAGCTGGGGGTGTCGAGCTGTTGGACTTCACTGTGAGCTCAGCAACTTAGGAGCCACTAAACTTTATAAAGATCAAGGTTACAGAAGCATCAAGATCCCTGAAGGAGCGAGTTGGCCACAGCCAAAGACATCTCCTGACACCAGGTTTAACTTCATGATGAAGCTTTTGAACAACAACACTGCCCAGACTCTTGAACAGTTCCGGTAA
- the LOC106406746 gene encoding uncharacterized protein LOC106406746 isoform X2: MRSTPPLATTEISPAALINYNRFSSSSSGISHFSPPRNHSSLFLLSPTGSVSHTPSSKSVGVCNASQIADLFPAVSPEIVVREARLEDCWEVAETHCSSFFPGYSFPLDIVLRVDRLMAMIMGFSVPPGCQRICLVAVIGSSVDETICIGSQGFKIGAFDAKISLSKGYVAGILTVDTVADYLPRKGPLRQRRTGIAYISNVAVRESFRRKGIAKRLIWKAEALAKSWGCRAVGLHCELSNLGATKLYKDQGYRSIKIPEGASWPQPKTSPDTRFNFMMKLLNNNTAQTLEQFR, from the exons atgcggAGCACACCACCGTTGGCGACGACGGAGATATCTCCAGCGGCTTTGATCAACTACAAccgcttctcctcctcctcttcaggAATCTCTCACTTCTCTCCTCCGAGAAACCACTCgtctctcttcctcctctcccCGACGGGCTCTGTTTCTCACACTCCGTCTTCAAAATCAG TAGGAGTATGCAATGCAAGTCAAATAGCTGATCTTTTCCCAGCGGTTTCACCTGAGATCGTTGTACGGGAAGCGAGGTTGGAGGATTGCTGGGAAGTGGCTGAGACTCATTgcagctccttcttccctggATACTCGTTCCCTCTTGATATTGTCCTGAGAGTCGATAGGTTGATGGCGATGATAATGGGGTTCTCTGTTCCACCAGGGTGCCAGAGGATCTGCTTAGTCGCTGTGATAGGTAGCTCGGTTGATGAAACCATCTGCATCGGTAGCCAAGGTTTCAAGATTGGTGCTTTCGATGCAAAGATTAGTCTTAGCAAAGGCTATGTAGCTGGGATCTTGACTGTTGATACCGTCGCGGATTACCTTCCAAGGAAAGGTCCTCTCCGCCAGAGAAG GACGGGGATTGCTTACATATCGAACGTGGCGGTTAGAGAGAGTTTTCGGCGCAAGGGGATAGCAAAGAGACTCATATGGAAAGCAGAGGCTTTAGCTAAGAGCTGGGGGTGTCGAGCTGTTGGACTTCACTGTGAGCTCAGCAACTTAGGAGCCACTAAACTTTATAAAGATCAAGGTTACAGAAGCATCAAGATCCCTGAAGGAGCGAGTTGGCCACAGCCAAAGACATCTCCTGACACCAGGTTTAACTTCATGATGAAGCTTTTGAACAACAACACTGCCCAGACTCTTGAACAGTTCCGGTAA
- the LOC106405452 gene encoding S-protein homolog 9-like: MSRLWCFLLIITLCVGLNNAGLMEKNSVHVKNSLGPNNILRVDCSSKDDFLGVHDLKPGQTFDFSFNDSIFKTKFDCTLAQGQGFIHQASFRAYEGGGFIVHYGKKNFWDAREDGIYFTHGKETPKLEYKWS; this comes from the coding sequence ATGAGTCGTCTCTGGTGCTTTTTGCTTATCATTACATTGTGCGTGGGGTTAAATAATGCGGGATTGATGGAGAAAAACTCCGTACACGTCAAAAACTCTCTTGGTCCCAACAATATTCTCAGGGTCGATTGTTCATCAAAAGATGACTTTCTAGGCGTCCACGATTTGAAGCCTGGACAAAcctttgattttagttttaatGACAGTATCTTCAAGACCAAATTCGATTGTACCTTAGCGCAGGGACAGGGTTTCATTCATCAGGCAAGCTTTAGAGCATATGAAGGTGGTGGTTTCATAGTTCATTACGGCAAGAAGAATTTTTGGGATGCTAGAGAAGATGGAATTTACTTTACACATGGTAAAGAAACTCCCAAGTTAGAGTATAAGTGGTCATAA
- the LOC106406370 gene encoding inorganic phosphate transporter 1-4 — translation MARDQLQVLNALDVAKTQWYHFTAIIIAGMGFFTDAYDLFCISLVTKLLGRIYYHVPGSPKPGTLPPNVAAAVNGVAFCGTLAGQLFFGWLGDKLGRKKVYGMTLMVMVICSIASGLSFGHEPKAVMATLCFFRFWLGFGIGGDYPLSATIMSEYANKKTRGAFIAAVFAMQGFGIMAGGIFAIIISSAFEAKFPAPAYADDALGSTVSQADFVWRIILMVGAIPAAMTYYSRSKMPETARYTALVAKDAKQAASDMSRVLQVEIEAEQQKVEEISKDKSKAFEFMKRHGLHLLGTTSTWFLLDIAFYSQNLFQKDIFSAIGWIPPAQTMNAIQEVFKIARAQTLIALCSTVPGYWFTVAFIDVIGRFAIQLMGFFFMTVFMFALAIPYNHWTHKENRIGFVVMYSLTFFFANFGPNATTFVVPAEIFPARFRSTCHGISAASGKLGAMVGAFGFLYLAQSPDKAKTDAGYPPGIGVKNSLIVLGVVNFLGILFTFLVPESKGKSLEEMSGENEENENSNSDSRTVPIV, via the coding sequence ATGGCAAGGGATCAATTACAAGTGCTGAATGCACTTGATGTAGCGAAGACACAATGGTACCACTTTACGGCGATTATAATTGCCGGAATGGGATTCTTCACCGATGCTTACGACCTCTTCTGCATCTCTCTTGTGACGAAGCTCCTCGGCCGCATATACTACCACGTACCAGGCTCCCCGAAGCCTGGAACTCTCCCTCCAAACGTTGCTGCTGCCGTTAACGGCGTTGCCTTCTGTGGAACCCTCGCTGGCCAGCTCTTCTTTGGGTGGCTTGGTGACAAGCTCGGGAGGAAGAAAGTTTATGGTATGACGTTGATGGTCATGGTCATCTGCTCTATAGCATCCGGTCTCTCTTTCGGACACGAGCCAAAAGCAGTGATGGCCACGCTCTGCTTTTTTAGGTTTTGGCTAGGGTTTGGGATTGGTGGTGACTACCCTTTGTCTGCAACGATCATGTCTGAATACGCTAACAAGAAGACTCGTGGGGCGTTTATCGCTGCGGTTTTCGCCATGCAAGGGTTTGGGATCATGGCTGGTGGAATCTTCGCTATTATTATCTCCTCTGCTTTTGAAGCTAAGTTCCCTGCCCCGGCCTATGCGGATGATGCCTTGGGGTCCACGGTATCCCAAGCAGATTTTGTGTGGCGTATAATCTTGATGGTTGGTGCTATCCCAGCTGCAATGACTTATTATTCTAGGTCAAAGATGCCGGAGACAGCAAGGTACACAGCTTTGGTTGCTAAAGACGCAAAGCAAGCTGCTTCAGACATGTCTAGGGTTCTCCAAGTTGAGATAGAGGCAGAACAACAGAAAGTAGAAGAGATCTCAAAGGACAAGTCCAAAGCCTTTGAATTCATGAAACGCCATGGACTTCATTTGCTAGGCACAACATCAACCTGGTTCCTCCTCGACATCGCTTTCTACAGTCAAAACctatttcaaaaagatattttCAGCGCAATCGGATGGATCCCTCCGGCGCAAACCATGAACGCGATTCAAGAAGTGTTCAAGATCGCGCGTGCTCAAACCCTAATTGCCTTGTGCAGCACGGTACCAGGCTACTGGTTCACAGTTGCTTTCATCGACGTCATTGGAAGATTTGCCATTCAGCTAATGGGATTCTTCTTCATGACGGTCTTTATGTTTGCTCTGGCTATTCCTTACAACCACTGGACTCACAAGGAGAACCGAATCGGATTCGTTGTCATGTACTCATTAACATTCTTTTTCGCCAACTTTGGACCTAATGCTACAACCTTCGTTGTACCGGCCGAGATCTTCCCGGCCCGGTTCAGATCCACGTGCCATGGTATCTCTGCAGCATCAGGAAAGTTAGGTGCGATGGTTGGTGCTTTCGGGTTCTTGTACTTGGCACAAAGTCCAGACAAGGCCAAGACGGACGCAGGATACCCTCCAGGGATTGGGGTCAAGAACTCTCTTATCGTGTTAGGTGTGGTTAACTTCTTGGGCATTCTGTTTACTTTCTTGGTGCCTGAATCTAAAGGGAAGTCACTTGAGGAAATGTCCGGTGAAAATGAGGAGAATGAGAACAGCAACAGCGATAGTAGAACGGTCCCAATAGTTTAG